Below is a genomic region from Prolixibacteraceae bacterium.
TGATATCTGCTGCTCGATAGACAATAAAATTACAAGTGTATTGTTGTCTGTTTGGATAATACTTTAAAGGTACTATCGTTGGGTCTGGAGTGATATATTTTAGGATTAAACCCGTTTCCGAATTATATGTTGCATTCTCACCTCTAATGTCTGTTTCATCATATATGGAGAAATCCTTATCCTGTAATTTTTTATTAAATATAAACTCAGGCCTTTCTGCATTAAGGAACAGTTTATACCATGGACCTGATTGTCCTTGTAAATTTTCACATTGGATTTCAAAGATACCTTCTGCTGTATTACCTTCTGAGAAGATCGAAAACCATTGGTCCGAAGATAGTAATCCTCTTTTTGAATCAGCAAAAACTGATTTGCAATGCTCTAAAGCAAGATCAAGATCGCCTTCGTCATCTCTCCAAAGATAAGTATCTGCTAGAAGTGAATGAACTGCATAAACAGTACCTCTACCATGGTTCTCCCAAGCTTCGGAGAATGCATGTTTAATATGAGGAAGTGACAGCTTAAGGTCGGTAATGATATAGTCTAGAACCTCTTTTTCTGAAGATTTATTTAATTCGAAACCATTATTATCTGTTTCATATGAGTATGGTAAAATAGGGACTTCCTTCCATATTCTTACCAGATAGAAATAGGCCAATGATCTGATAAAACGCGCTTCTGCAATCAAGGCATCTCGTTCTACATCCAGAAAGTTTTTATCATTTTCAGCAGCGGTTGGTGCATTTTCAACTACTGCACTTGCTTGATTAATCACTTTATAAAGAAAACTCCAATTACACATCTTATTGTTATCTATAATGCGCCCACTTCGAAGTTGTTGGTAGTAACCTGGTGCACGATAAAAAGACAATTGATCTGATCTTACTTCTCCATGAAGAAATAGAATATTAATGTTTTTTTGTAGCGTAGCATAGGAGTCTATTAGTGCAGACTCAACATCTTGCTCACTCTTCCAAAATTTTTCTTTAATAAGTCCATTTTCTGGAGGACTATCAACCCACGAATCACAACCTGATATAATGGTGATAAATACTATCCAAACGAAATGTTTTATATACTGTTTCATGATCTAGAATGTTAGGTTGAATCCAATATTATATCGGATAGGTTTATAGTTAAATGCATTGTCGAGAAGCAACCCTGTATTCAGATTCAATTGACCCGCAGGGTTCAAACCTTTGTACTTAGTCCAAGTGTACACGTTATTTACCCCCATGAACATTGTTAATTTAGAGAGTGTAATTTTTTGTGCAATCTTCTTTGGAAATTCATATCTAAGAGTAATGTTCTTTAGTGTTATATAATCTCCATTTTCTACAAACCTGCTGCTACCAAGCGAGTTGAAATTAGTTCCTCCCAAAGCAATTGGTATTTGCGCTATATCACCAGGTTTTCTCCACCTTGCTAAAACAGCAGAACTTTGGTTATTTGATTTAGTCATACCTTCCGCAGTGATAGCTGTACCATTAATTACATTTGCTCCATAGCGATAAATAAATGAGATATTAAGAGAAAATTTACCATACGATAAGTTCGAGAATACACCTCCGTAGAAAAGAGGGTCTTGATTCCCTAAATAAATTACATCCTTCTCATCGATGACTCCATCATAATTCGTATCCTGATATTTTGCATCTCCTCCTTGAAAACGATTTCCTTGTTTATCCTTCATATAAACCAACTCTCCAAGAGGGTTATAGAGAGGGGTATTCGCTTTACCTCGAGCTATTGCATCGTTATCATCTTTGTATACCCCAAGGTATTGGTATCCATAAATAGCACCAATCGGTTTGTTTATTTCGATCATCTTCGGGTATTTTCCATTGGAATAGACTGGGACATTATATGATGTTCCGGCAGGCATCTCTAAACGCACACTTTTGTCTTGTGAGATATTACAACGTAATGACCATTTAAACTTGCGTTTTTGAATCAACTTAACATTAGTGCTAATTTCAAATCCAGTGGTCTTAATCTCTCCTTGGTTCATGTAAGGGATCTTTGGAAAACCAACAGTAGAAGGAACCTTAACATCTTTTTGTAGAATATCAGAGCTAATATCCTCAAAGAGGTCAGCTGTAACAGAGAACCTGTTTTTGAAAAGAGACATCTCTAAACCAACATTGCGACTTGTTTTCTTTTCCCAAACAAGGTTCTCTAAGGTTATCCTCTTTAATGCCATGCCATTATAGTTCATATAAGAACCCCCTTTATCATATAAACCATAGAATACATTAGGTTGTTTAGGTTCTCTACCTGTAACGCCATAGCTTGCTTTTAACTTTAGTCGACTTAACCATTTTTTCTGCTTTTTCAAGAAAGGTTCATCACTTAATATATAAGCAAAACTTAGAGAAGGAAAGTAACCGACACGGTTCTCTTTGCTAAATCCATTACTAATTTCTCTACTAATAAATCCATTGACGATATAACGATTTAATAGTTTATACTGTAATGAAGCAAGTAGGGAATAATCACGTTTCTTTAATATACTATTTCCAAAGCTAGTTAAGAGTCCACCGTCTACAATATTTGAGATCTCACTACTACCAGTATTCGAAAGTTTAACTCCTAATGAGCGAGTCTCTGACTGATTTGCTGTGATGACAAACTGTGTATTCAAATCGTGAATCTTGCGAACCTTCTTGTGATAACTAAGAGAGTGTCTTGTGGAGATATTTAATGAACTAGCCTGTGTTTCAATAGACTGATTTGCATTGATACTCATTGGTCTTATACCACTTGCAGTTGATGGGTAGAATATATCTGTGTTCTTCAAGTTTTTGTCATAGCTGATATATCCAGTATAACGAAAACCTTTTGCCATTCTATAATCCATTTTGAATATCGATCTAACTCTTGTTGTAAGGACCTCA
It encodes:
- a CDS encoding RagB/SusD family nutrient uptake outer membrane protein, with amino-acid sequence MKQYIKHFVWIVFITIISGCDSWVDSPPENGLIKEKFWKSEQDVESALIDSYATLQKNINILFLHGEVRSDQLSFYRAPGYYQQLRSGRIIDNNKMCNWSFLYKVINQASAVVENAPTAAENDKNFLDVERDALIAEARFIRSLAYFYLVRIWKEVPILPYSYETDNNGFELNKSSEKEVLDYIITDLKLSLPHIKHAFSEAWENHGRGTVYAVHSLLADTYLWRDDEGDLDLALEHCKSVFADSKRGLLSSDQWFSIFSEGNTAEGIFEIQCENLQGQSGPWYKLFLNAERPEFIFNKKLQDKDFSIYDETDIRGENATYNSETGLILKYITPDPTIVPLKYYPNRQQYTCNFIVYRAADIILMMAEIYAEKGMYKESMEQINKIRNRANATEITTLEESVTAYEDYILYERTRELYGEGKSWFDLLRIAKRNNYARKQMIIDKVLTSVSPIDQASVESALQDEYAFYLPISRNELVYNQQLIQNPFYQSK
- a CDS encoding SusC/RagA family TonB-linked outer membrane protein, whose protein sequence is MILKKYLSIILLLFFLPPAIAQDRTISGKVVDETGDPIPGVYVVVSSSNNRFENGTVTDFDGSYKIKVADKFNFLNFSFIGYKSRKIKIDKKRKINVTLKVEAHQVGSVTIKAKNKRGNGLLNVSERDRATAIKTLDMKDANVESATSLGDALEGQLTGVTMMESAGGPGSGMTIRIRGASSLNGSSKPLIVLDGIIYPTTIEDDFDFASANADDYGALVDIPTSDIADIQALVDGAAAAQYGSRGANGVLIITTKRGVRGPNRITYGYKFQKESKPSHLPLLNGDDYVSLMHEARWNKYLRSNGKSSFDMSPTNVPELGENIFYRYYDEYHSETDWIDQITQSPYLHEHNISMSGGGDKARYRFSSTYKDDHGVLKESSFESFSAKMNIDYSLSKKLTFSADLSYNRSTKHSFAIKDADLRKFTNYKMPNMNPYYVDDQGQVTDRFFSPSTQFQTTRLNPLATIMNSQNEVLTTRVRSIFKMDYRMAKGFRYTGYISYDKNLKNTDIFYPSTASGIRPMSINANQSIETQASSLNISTRHSLSYHKKVRKIHDLNTQFVITANQSETRSLGVKLSNTGSSEISNIVDGGLLTSFGNSILKKRDYSLLASLQYKLLNRYIVNGFISREISNGFSKENRVGYFPSLSFAYILSDEPFLKKQKKWLSRLKLKASYGVTGREPKQPNVFYGLYDKGGSYMNYNGMALKRITLENLVWEKKTSRNVGLEMSLFKNRFSVTADLFEDISSDILQKDVKVPSTVGFPKIPYMNQGEIKTTGFEISTNVKLIQKRKFKWSLRCNISQDKSVRLEMPAGTSYNVPVYSNGKYPKMIEINKPIGAIYGYQYLGVYKDDNDAIARGKANTPLYNPLGELVYMKDKQGNRFQGGDAKYQDTNYDGVIDEKDVIYLGNQDPLFYGGVFSNLSYGKFSLNISFIYRYGANVINGTAITAEGMTKSNNQSSAVLARWRKPGDIAQIPIALGGTNFNSLGSSRFVENGDYITLKNITLRYEFPKKIAQKITLSKLTMFMGVNNVYTWTKYKGLNPAGQLNLNTGLLLDNAFNYKPIRYNIGFNLTF